In the genome of Drosophila subpulchrella strain 33 F10 #4 breed RU33 chromosome 2L, RU_Dsub_v1.1 Primary Assembly, whole genome shotgun sequence, one region contains:
- the LOC119547269 gene encoding probable serine/threonine-protein kinase fhkB, producing MSLYWKLAVLLVSCVLFGTSHAGGSCGPNRTHACVPTQFCSDGRSVVTNSAAYFNKQCFSFETCCDVNKIVFGKRFSGGQFVAGPYEQGGITSEPPNNTGGKMFTTNSQIPGKTGGKVSTTNSHTPNNSVGKTFTNTNNHGPSNSDGKTVAHSTNNIGKTNTHYNVGQTGSNNGHFHSNSEKTFRGNPSTTNFQNNYNQNHHIQNHSRNPGPNFSSNGGAYIAGKTLPNYNTVKKAAPSNISPNNSEEYIQTESNRGGFEPLVTNFRVQ from the exons ATGTCACTCTACTGGAAATTGGCTGTACTTCTTGTGAGCTGTGTTCTTTTTGGTACCAGTCATGCTGGAGGATCTTGTGGACCAAACAGGACACATGCCTGTGTACCCACCCAATTTTGTTCCGATGGTCGCAGTGTAGTAACAAACTCAGCTGCCTACTTTAATAAGCAGTGTTTTTCATTTGAGACTTGCTGTGATGTCAATAAG ATCGTTTTTGGAAAGCGTTTTAGTGGAGGACAATTTGTGGCAGGTCCATACGAACAAGGTGGTATAACCAGTGAGCCACCCAATAATACAGGTGGAAAAATGTTTACAACAAACAGTCAGATACCCGGTAAAACAGGTGGTAAAGTTTCTACAACAAACAGCCATACTCCCAATAATTCAGTTGGAAAGACATttacaaatacaaataatcaTGGTCCCAGTAATTCAGATGGAAAAACTGTTGCACACAGTACAAATAACATCGGAAAGACTAATACGCATTATAATGTAGGACAAACTGGATCAAATAATGGTCATTTTCACAGTAATTCGGAAAAAACTTTTAGAGGAAATCCCTCTACGACTAACttccaaaataattataatcaaaATCATCATATTCAAAATCATAGTCGTAATCCCGGCCCTAACTTTAGTAGCAATGGTGGAGCTTATATTGCAGGAAAAACTCTGCCAAATTACAATACAGTAAAAAAGGCGGCACCTTCTAATATTAGTCCTAATAACTCAGAGGAATACATTCAAACCGAAAGCAATCGTGGTGGTTTTGAACCTTTAGTAACAAATTTTAGGGTGCAGTAA